The window TCAAGAAATTATGTAGCAGTTGAAGTACATTGAGTTGAACTCTACGAGAAAGAGAAAGTAGTGAGGTGGTTTTTATGGGTCACAATGCTGAACTCGTGACCACACATACCATGCATATTAACCATCAGTGAAATAGCATATAGTACACAGCACTGCCTGTTAAAGCCTTAAACCTAAGAATGGGTTGATATGGGTAGGTAAATCACAAGTCAAAGACTTGATAGCAATACAGAGTAAAGGACCTATCACTTCTCTGTCTGTCGAGATTAAGGGAAGCAAGCAGACCACTGTTTGAGATTGAGCAGCAACCCAAATCTAACAAATAAACGCAAAAACTGATGACACCCTGGTTGGAAGCGTTTCAATACTGATGCAGGCCAAACGATACTTTGTTGACTGACGGGTTGGAGATTTAGAGCCTTTAATCTCCCTGTTCTGCGCTCAGCATccatattggtttgtttgttaaAGGAAGGGTTCAACACATAGAAATTAAATCATAATGTATTTGTTTCAAATCTGTAACACTTCCGAAACACAAACGGAGGGTCAGAATAACAGCCGCTATATTTAACTGTatggaaaataaaatgcaatgacgATGAACAGTAACTGAATCTGTTGGTCTTTAACATTTGATTGTGTGTCCCAAGAAAATCAGTCACGCGACATGAGCctgagaaaatgatgacacacTTCTCACTAATGGTGGACTATGATTTTAATGCTGCTTCACCCGTCAGCACCGGGCTGCAATAAAACTTCCTCGCTAAAAAATGTACTACAACAGTAGGCTACTAATCCATGAGCAAGGGCAGCATACATGCATGTGAAGCAGGACTGAGACGCATAGATGTTCCTCTGGCTGCGTTCTCATTTCTTACCGTCTATGAGAGAAAGGAAGGTAGACGTGCAGTTCGTCAGTTCTTCTTAATTTATTTCCTATATGTGTAAAGGCCTTCAAACAGGAGTGTGTCAGCCTGCGGTGGTCAGATCCGGCGTCCGAGTCTTATGATCGCGGCCAGCGTCTGCTCTCAATGGGAGTCGTGAGCTGACGTCACGCTCGATCTAGAGAGGAAAATGGGCGGAAACAAATCAAACGGACACATTTCTGAACCTAAAGCGATCTCCTGAAAGGttgctgtgttttcagtgtcaGAATTATTGAGGACAATTCATGACATAGTAAGATAATGCCGAGGTAAGTGCTGCTGGTGAAaacattccaaaataaataaataaagtaaaatgaataaatagaagTTACAACGAACGCAAAACTTTACTGATTTctacaataatttattatatatattaattattattattattttaaatgtaagcaATAcgctattaaaatacatttgatcgATGGCCAATCCAAACAAGGTATAGCTGTAATCTCGTTTTCCTTAAAAATCGCGAGAGCTTAGTACGGCCTTTCTCCCTGAGCTGCTGGTGAGGAAAGTGTACACAATCAGGtaaaatttagatatttttgcataATCGACTGGTTATTTTAAGTGTCGACAACGAATGGTAATATATAAAAGCTTGCAGAATATCCGTGGTCATTAACGTTTGTATGTGTCTGTTGTAACGGacatttttaaatcagttgtgATCTCCTCTCCAGCGGTACAGGCTTCAATGTTATGATACAGGCCTTTATAATTAGAGCTTCCGGTCATCACAAGCGAAAATGTCGCTTAACCTTGCTTAATTTCCATAACATTGTTACATTATATATTCTCATATTATATTAACTGATTCGTTATCCTTTTTTAGGGCTGGTTGTATTAGTGCCCTACTCTTtctctaattaaaatatttaaaaagtaaatattatggtatgcgtttgtgtgtgtgtgtgtgtgtatgtataaatatatataattattctatatatataaaattattctataataatttttatgtacattttttactAATGTAGAACACTTCATGATGAGTTATGCTGAAAAGCCAGACGACATAACACGAGAGGAGTGGATGGAAAAGCTAAATAACGTTCACATTCAGCGGGCAGACATGAATCGGCTCATTATGAATTATCTGGTGACGGGTAAGAGATCAACTGaccacttttcttttttctccttcCATTGCAGCTTTAATACAAGTGTCAGAAGATCTGTTTCacactttgtttgtttttatttacacagAGGGTTTTAAAGAGGCAGCTGAGAAGTTCAGGATGGAATCAGGTATTGAACCAAGTGTTGATTTGGACTCTCTGgatgaaaggataaaaattagGGAAATGGTGCTGAAGGGACAAATTCAAGAGGCCATTGCACTGATCAACAGTCTGCATCCTGAGCTGCTGGACACTAACCGATATCTGTACTTTCATCTTCAGGTAAAGCAGATTAATGACAATTGGCTTAATATGTTTAAGACATTTAGGGCTGTATTTTGACACAGAAGCCACCCTGCAGATGTAGGATTATGTCATTGCATAGTAAATAACAATTTATCAAACACATGAAAAGCATTGCTTTATCATTTAGAACCCAACAAAACAACTAAAAGATTTTATCTGATTTAAAAACTTGTATAAATTTATTCTGTTTTAAGTGCTCTGTTTTTTGGGGCCACTCTAAGTTGTGCACTGTTGGACTTTTATTTAACAAACTGGTTATTGACCTCAATAttaaatgtgtattgtgaaatatgttGTACTGTTTCACGTTGACGGTCTGATGTTAAATCACAAGGTAACGATTCCAAAGTTACAAGAAGTCAAATTTAACTGCTTTCCTCCTTTAGCAACAACACCTGATAGAGTTGATTCGCCTGCGGGAAACTGAGGCTGCATTAGAGTTCGCACAGACACAGCTAGCTGAACAGGGAGAGGAAAGCCGAGAGTGTCTGACAGAGATGGAGCGCACCCTCGCACTCCTGGCGTTTGATAATCCAG is drawn from Carassius auratus strain Wakin unplaced genomic scaffold, ASM336829v1 scaf_tig00215416, whole genome shotgun sequence and contains these coding sequences:
- the LOC113094708 gene encoding glucose-induced degradation protein 8-B homolog, coding for MMSYAEKPDDITREEWMEKLNNVHIQRADMNRLIMNYLVTEGFKEAAEKFRMESGIEPSVDLDSLDERIKIREMVLKGQIQEAIALINSLHPELLDTNRYLYFHLQQQHLIELIRLRETEAALEFAQTQLAEQGEESRECLTEMERTLALLAFDNPEESPFGDLLNMMQRQKVWSEVNQAVLDYENRESTPKLAKLLKLLLWAQNELDQKKVKYPKMTDLSKGTIEDPK